Genomic segment of Sphingomonas sp. KRR8:
AGGTCCGCTGGATTCCCTTGCGCGAGACGGGCCGCGCCGGCCACCTCGTCGCCACCCATCGTGGCCGCGCTGGTACCAAGAACATCCTGCTGATCGGTCACCTCGACACGGTGTTCGAACCGGACTCGCCGTTCCAAAAATTCGTCCGTGAGGGTGAACAGGGCCATGGCCCGGGCGCCGCCGACGACAAGGGCGGAGTCGCTGTCATCATCGCGGCCCTGCGCGCCATGCAGGCGGCCGGAACGCTTCGGCAAGCCAATGTCACGGTCTTCCTGACCGGCGATGAGGAGGATCCCGGCACGCCACTCAGCCTCGCTCGCCGCGACCTCATCGCCGCCGGCAAGGCGGCCGACGTGGCGCTCGATTTTGAAGGCCTGGTGCGGGAGAACGGTCGCGACATGGGCTCCATCGCCCGTCGCAGCGTGACGGACTGGCAACTGACCATAAAGGCGACGCCCGGTCACAGCAGCGGGGTGTTCGGCTCCTCCTACGGGGCCAATTATGAGCTCGTCCGGATCCTTGACCAGTTCCGCCGCGAGCTGCGCGAGCCCAATCTGACCTACAATGTCGGCCTGATCGCTGGCGGCTCTAGCGCCAAGCTCGATGCTGGCAGGATCCGCGCGGACGTAACCGGCAAGACCAACATCATTGCCGCCGAGGCGGTCGCCCGCGGCGACCTGCGGGCGATCAGCAATGACCAAATTGCCCGCGTGAAGCAGCGTATGCAGCAGATCGTCGACCAGAACCGGTTGACCGGAGTAACCGGCGCCGAACTCGGCTTCGAGGAAGGCTACCCGCCGATGGCGCCGACCGCAGGCAACCAGGCGATCCTGGACAAGCTCAACCGCGTCAACGCGGATCTCGGCCTGCCTGCGATGCCAGCGCTAGACCCCGTCAAACGCGGGGCAGGTGACATCAGCTTCGTCGCGGCCGACGTGGATGGGATCGCGGGATTGGGTCCGACCAGCAGCGGCGATCACACGCCGGCCGAGCGGGTCGACATCGCGTCGATGTGGCCGCAGGCAACCCGCGCGGCCATCCTTATCACCCGCTTGAGCCAAGAGCGCCGTCGCAAATGAGCGACGTCGTCAACCGCAGCGAACGGCATCGCTTCGAGCTCGATCTTGGCGATGGCGAGGTGGGCTTCGCCGAATACCGCCTGCTGGACGGCAAGCGCATCCTGTTCCCGCACACGGTCGTGCCGGACGGCCATGAGGGCCATGGTTATGGAACCCGGCTGATCGAAGCGGGGCTCGAATATGCCCGGGAGCATGAATTGAAGGTCATCCCCAAGTGCCCATTTTTCGCGGCCTACATGCGCAAGCATGCAGAGACCCGCGACCTCCTCGACCCAGGGTCGGCTGAACTCCTCGACTAAATGCCGACCGTCATCGACCTGTGACCTTCCTGTCACTTGTCAGGCGCGGCGACCACGGGCCATAACCGTCGTCAACAACCGCGCCGTCGCGGTCTGGGGAGGAAATCAATCATGTCGAAGTTCGGCCGCGCCCTTCTGGGTGCCAGTCTGTTCGGTCTCGCCGCCATCTCCGCGGCGACGCCCGCATCGGCGCAGCGCATCACCCGTATCGTAACCTTCGGCGACAGCTATGCCGACACCGGCAACCTGTTCCGCCTGACCGGTCTCAACCCGCTGACCTTCCAGAGCGGCATCTATCCGACCGGCCGCTTTTCCGGCGGCACCAACTACATCGACACGCTGTCCAGTATCCTGAACGCTCCGGTCGAGAATTTCGCGGTTGGCGGCGCCACCGCGGTGCGCGGCAGCAGCTCGCCGTTTGACCTCCAGTTCGAGGTCGACAATTTCCTCAACGTCGGAACGCAGGCCCCGGTCTTTCCGAACGGCGCGCCGAGCTTCGGTCCAAACGACCTGGTGACGGTTTCGATTGGCGGCAACGATGCCCGCTACTTCCAGCAGGGCCTCAATAATGGTCGCACCCTGACCGACTCCATCAACGCAACCACGACCCAGTTCAACCGGGTTGTCGGCGCGGGCGCGCGGACGATCAGCGTGCTCGCCGGCAACACCGCCCTTCTTCCCGAAGTGGCCGCCGACCCCGTCGCGCAGGCTACTCGGAACACCTTCTCGACCAGCTACAACGCTGCCGTGCAGGCGCAGCTCGCCGGCTTCGCCGCCAATGGCGTGATGGTCCATTATCTCGACCTCACCAAGGTGCTTGGCAGCATTCAGACCAATCCGGCGGCCTATGGCCTCGCCAACGGCGTGGCTTGCCCGGCGACGCAGGCGAACGTGATCTCCGGCTGCAAGGGTTATTTGTTCTACGTCGACGCCCTTCACCTGAGCTCGGACGGCTTTGCGGTCGTCGGCCAATATGTCGCCGCCCAGCTGCGCGCCCCGCTGGTGCTCGGTGCACCGATCAATCTGCAGCTTGATACGGCGCGCCAGTTTGGCCGCACGCTCGATGGACGCGTCGACACCAGCGCCGCCCGCGCAGGCGTGACACCGCAGGGCCTGCGCTTCTTCGTCACTGGCAACGGCTTCCAGCGCAACGCCAAGGCGACCGAGCGCACCGACCGGTTCGAGTTGCGCGGGTACGGCGTGACGGCCGGCGCCGAGTTCGGAGTGGGTGACGCCGGTCTTGTCGGCGTGGCGGTGAACTATGACCGCGACCGCGCCAACGTCCTCGCCAGCGGCTTGCGCGACAAGGGCAAGACACTTCAGGCGGGCGTCTACGGCGGCATCGCCCAAGGTGGCCTGTTCGTCCAGGGTCACGCCGGTTACGGCCGCACGCGCCACGACATCAACCGAACTGGCGTGGTTCTGCCGATCACCGCCGATCCCAAGGGGCATCACTGGATTGCCGGTGCGAAGGCCGGCTACCTCGCCGATCTGGGCGGCCTGAAGGTCGGTCCGTTTGCGGCCGCGAATTATGCCAAGGTCAAGCTCGACGCCTATACCGAGACGGGCGACGAAGCGCTCAACCTCAGCGTTCGCCGTCAGTCGACCAAGGCGTTCGTCGGCGACCTCGGCGTGGAGGCACGCGGCAACTGGGACACCAGCGGAGTGACCGTGCATCCGTTCATCGCCGCCAGCGCCGAAAAGCTGCTGTCGGGCGACGCACAGTTCATTCAGTTCGCGCAGACCGCGTCGCCCACTATCGTGGACAGCTGGCAGCTCGCCGATCGTTCGAAGAAGGTCTACGGTCGCATCACGGGCGGTGCCAGCGCCCCGCTCGGCGGCGCCGCCAGCCTTGACGTCCAACTCGGCACGACTGTCGGCAAGAAGGAGGGCAATGAGGTCAACGCCCAACTTGGCTTCCGCCTCGGCTTCTAAGGACTGAAGATGAAGAAAAGGGGCGTCGGTCGCGGACCGGCGCCCCTTTTCGTTGCTCGCGCTACTTCGCGGCCTTCCTCAGCGCCAGCCGGACCAGCGCGTCGAGGGTCGCGTCGGCGCCCAACTCCTCCTGCGCCGCCGCCACGGCCGTGCTTGCCTCGACCGGCTTGAACCCAAGGTTGGCGAGTGCCGACAGCGCGTCGTTCGCGGCCCCGCCGCGCACCGGCGCGGGGCCGCCCGACACTCCAGCTGCCAGCCCCAGCTTGCCCTGAAGCTCCAGGGAGATCCGCTGCGCAAGCTTCGGTCCCACCCCGCTTGCCCGGGCGATCATCGCCTTGTCGCCGGCGGACACCGCACGTGCCAGCTCGTCGGGCGAGAGGATGGACAGGATCGCTAGCGCCAGTCGCCCGCCGACGCCCTGCACCGAGGTCAACTGCCGGAACGCCTCCCGCTCGGCGGCAGAGCCGAAGGCGAACAGGGTCATGCTGTCCTCGCGGACCTGCAGTTCGGTCAGCAGGACCACATCGCCGCCCGGACTGGGAAGCGCGCTCAGCGTCTTGCCCGAAAGCAACACGAGATAGCCGACGCCGCCCACATCCAGGACCGCGCTGTCCGCGCTTGTTTCAACGAGGGTTCCGGAGAGGCGAGCGATCATGGGGAGGGTTTAGAGCAAGCTTTCCCCCACCCGTCACCCTGAACTTGTTCCAGGTCCCGGCGGTCAGCAGCGGTGCGGCCTTAGCGCACGCCGCGCCCGGCACTTGCAAGATGGTGCGCATGGGTGACCGCCACGGCCAGCGCGTCCGCCGCGTCAGGCCCCGTGATCGCAATTCCCGGTAGCAGCCGCGCAATCATCGCGTGGACCTGATCCTTCGATGCGCCGCCGGTGCCGACCACCGCCTTCTTTACGAGTGTCGGCGCATATTCGCCCACCTCCAGCCCTCCGCGCGCCGCGCACAGCAGCGCCACGCCGCGGGCCTGTGCGAGCTTCAGGGTGGAGGAGGGGTTCTGGTTTACGAACACTTCTTCCGCGGCCGCTGCCTGCGGGCGATGTTCCGCGATCAGCCCGTCAAGCGTGTCCGCAAGTTCCACCAGTCTCGACGCGAACGGAGCGGATCCCCTGGTCCGGATCTGCCCGTTGGCGAGATGTGTCAGCCTGTTGCCCTCGGCGCGGATAAGTCCCCAGCCGGTGCAGCTCAAGGACGGGTCCAGGCCCAGGACGATCAAAGCTTGAGCCCGAACCTCGGCCCGGCCCACACCATCAGCAGGTATAGCAGGACGGTCAGTGCGCAGCCGAGCGCCAGGCTCAGGTAGAAGTTCATCCCGCCGCGCAGCAGGACGGGGATGACCAGGAACATCGGCAGGCTCGGCAGCACGAACCAGAAGGTCGCCTGGGCATGCGCCGCCATGTTCGCCGCGTCGGGCTTGTCGTTCCACAGCCACAGCATGCCGAGCACCGACACCAGCGGCAGCGAGGCGACCAGCGCACCGAACCCCGGATAGCGCTTGGCGATCTCCGACACGGCGGCGACGATCGCGCCGCTCACCAGCGCCTTGACCGCCAGCCACCACATCAGCCGAGCTTCTCGGCCACCGCGTCGCTGATCTCGTAATTACCCCACACCGTCTGGACGTCGTCGTCTTCCTCGAGTGTGTCGATCAGCTTCATCAGCTGGCCGGCATCGTCCTCACCGACTTCGACCGGGGTCTGCGGCCGCCAGGCGAGCTTGGACGATTCAGGCTCGCCCAGGCTGCCCTCGAGCGCCTTGGCGACCTCGTGCAGGCTGTCCTGCGCGGTCCAGATGCGGTGGCCGTCCTCGTCGCTCTCGACATCGTCGGCGCCAGCCTCGATCGCCGCCTCGAACACCTTGTCATTGTCGCCCGCCGACGCCGGATATTCGACCAGCCCGAGGCGGTCGAAGCCGTGGCTTACCGACCCGCTCGCGCCAAGGTTGCCGCCATTCTTGCTGAATGCGGTGCGGACGTTCGTCGCGGTGCGGTTGCGGTTGTCGGACAACGCCTCGACGATCAGCGAGACGCCGCCGGGACCGAAACCCTCATAGCGAATCTCTTCGTAATTCTCGGCCTCACCGCTGGACGCTTTATCGATCGATCGCTGGATGTTGTCCTTGGGCATGGACTGCGCCTTGGCCGCGAGCACCGCCGCGCGCAGGCGCGCGTTCATGTCCGGATCGGGCAGGCCGGACTTGGCGGCCACCGTGATCTCGCGGCTGAGCTTGCTGAACATCGCCGAGCGCTTCTTGTCCTGTGCGCCCTTGCGATGCATGATGTTCTTGAATTTGGAATGGCCTGCCATCCGGCGGGGCTCCTGACCTGATTGACGTGAATTTGGTGCCGGGACCCTTAGACGGATGAGTGAGCGATCGACAAGCGTGGGGCCCGTCGGCAGGCTCGTTCCCGAGGTCTGGCGTGACTGGTTCGCCTTCCTTCGAGCGCCCTCCCTCCACACCCCCCGCGAGCGTTTCGGATTGGTGGCCGTCCGGGCCGTGCTTTGGCTGCTGGTGCTCGGCGTGCTCGTCGATCTGCCGCTTGCTTCGCTGCTTGGCTGGCTGAGCAAGCGCGCCACTCTGGCGACGCCGCAGCTGGAGCAGCTGACCAGGAACGGCCCGGCGTTCACGCTGCTCCTCGGAGCGCTGATGGCGCCGCTGATGGAGGAAGTGCTGTTCCGCTCATGGCTCGACGGCAAGCGCCGGCACATCACCTTCTTCCTGATGGTGCTGCTGACTTTTGGCGTGTTCTGGAAGTTCGGCGCGATGGACCAGCCACTGCTCGCAATCGGACTGGCGCTCGTCCTGCTGCTGGTCGGCGCGGCGCTCGTCTGGCGTGCCGACAGAACGGTTCCGCAGTGGTTCGTGCGCTTGTTCCCGGCGATATTCTACCTTCAGGCGATCGCGTTCGCGGGCTCGCATTTCAGCAACTACCCGCTGGATCGGCCCTGGCTGCTGGTGCCCTTTGTCCTGCCGCAGCTGGTAGCCGGACTGATCTTCGGCTTCGCCCGCGTGCGCTACGGAATGTGGGCCAACCTTACGCTGCACGCCAGCAGCAACGCCTTCTTCCTGGCGTTGACACTGGCGGGAGGCAGCTAAGGCCTAGTGGAGGCCCAGGGCGTTGCGGTAGGTTTCCAGCAGAGCGTCCTGTTCATCACGTGCGTTCTTTTCCATCTTCCGCAGGCGAACGATGGTTCGCATCGTCTTGGTGTCGTAGCCGGTCGCCTTGGCCTCGCCGTAGACGTCCTTGATGTCGTCAGCGATGCCCTTCTTCTCTTCCTCGAGCCGCTCGATGCGCTCAATGAACAGCCGCAGCTGTTCCGCCGAGACGTTGCCGTCCGCCATATCCCCATCCCATCTGTCAGAAAATCGTCGTACCCGCGCCTTAGGCCAGCCGTGGGAACCGTTTCAAGCGGTTGAACCACGCGGCGTTGCGGCTATGGCCGTGGCGCAACAAGGGAGTGCGATACTTTGGTACAGGCGGTCGGCCCGCGCGGGCGCAAGGTCCGAATCCTCGCGACACTGGGGCCAGCGAGCGACACCCGCGAGATGATCGCCAAGTTGATGGCGGCCGGCGCTGACGCGTTCCGAATCAACATGAGCCACGGCGACCAGGCCGCCAAGATCAAGCTGGTTCAGGCGATCCGCAGCCTCGAGGAGCAGACCCGGCGTCCCTCCACTATCCTGTTCGACCTTCAGGGACCCAAGCTGCGCGTCGGCCGCTTCGCTGGCGGCGGAGTGGAGGTCCCGACCGGAAGCCGCTTCCTGCTCGACCGGTCGAGCGAGCCGGGCACCCCCGAGCGGGTGGAGCTGCCCCACGCGGAACTGTTCGAGGCAGTGGGCGAGGGCGACCGGCTGCTGATCGACGACGGAAAGGTCCGCCTGCGGGTCTCCGCCGTCACGCCCGACCGGATCGAGACCATCGTCGAGGTCGGCGGACGAATCAGCGACAACAAGGGCGTCAATGTGCCCGACGTCCTGGTGCCGATCCCGGCACTGACCGAGAAGGACCGCAGCGACCTTCAGTTCGCGCTCGACCAGGGCGCCGACTTTATTGCGCTGTCGTTCGTCCAGCGGGCCGAGGACGTGGAGGAAGCGCGCGCGCTGATCGGCGACAAGGCCGCGCTGATGGTCAAAATCGAGAAGCCCGCCGCCATTGAGCGGCTCGAAGGCATCCTCGCCCACGCCGACGCGGCGATGGTCGCGCGCGGCGACCTGGGCGTCGAGCTTCCGCCCGAAGCCGTACCGGCACTGCAGAAGCAGATCGTTGCCCGCTGCCGTGAGCTCGGAAAGCCGGTGATCGTCGCCACCCAGATGCTGGAAAGCATGATCCACTCGCCGACCGCCACCCGCGCTGAAGTCAGCGACGTCGCCAATGCCATCTACGATGGTGCCGACGCAGTGATGTTGTCGGCGGAGAGCGCCGCGGGCGATTATCCGTGCGAGGCGGTGCAGATGATGGATCGCATCGGTCGCTCGGTTGAAGCCGATCCGGGCTATGCCGCCCGCGTCCACTTCACGGCTACCCCAGCCGAGCCGACCACCGCCGACGCCCTGTCGGAAAGCGCGGGAAGCATTGCCAACACGGTCCCGATCGCGGCGATGGTCTGCTACACCAGCACCGGCTCGACCGCCCGACGCATCGCTCGCGAACGTGGGCCCGTGCCGCTGCTGGTGATGACCGCGAGCAAGACCGTTGCCCGCCGCATGGGCCTCGTCTGGGGCGTGCATGCCGTCAACACGCGCGACGTTTCCAGCTTCGAAGAAATGGTCGCCAAGGCCAAGCGGATGGCGTTGCGAACGAAGCTCGCCGGCGGTGGCCAGCGGTTGGTGATCCTCGCCGGCATTCCCTTCGGCAAGACCGGCTCCACCAACGTCATGCACGTGGCACAGCTGGTCGGGGACGAGCTGGACGATTACGCAGGGGCCTGAACCGGAAAGAGCAAGGCGGGCACTTCGTCCGCCAGCTCGCGCGCCAGGTAGCCGAGGGTGCCAATCCTTTCGCCCAGCTGGCGTCCCGCCTCACCGTGGCACCAGACGCCCCAAAGCAGTGCGGTAAGCGGCGCGGCGCCGCGCGCCAGCAGCCCGCCGACAATGCCGGCCAGCATGTCGCCCGAGCCTGAGACGCCAAGCCCCGGCCCGCCACCGCGGTACCGAAAGGCGCGGCCGTCCGGCGTGACCACATGGCTCTGGACGCCCTTGACCAGGGTCACTGCGTCATAGCGTTTCGCGCACCGCAGTCCGGCGCCGAGCGGGTCGGCCTCGACCTCGGCCGTCTCACATTCGAGCAGGCTGGCCATCTCACCCGCATGCGGCAGCAGGATGGGCGGGATCTCGGCGGCTTTGGCATCCGCCGTGCGGGCCGGCAGTGCGTGAAGCAGCGCGGCATCGAGCGCCAACCGATTGCCGTTCTTGAGCAGCGCGGCCGCCAGCGCGGCGCAGGCATCGGTTTGCTGCAACCCCGGCCCGGCGACCACGGCATCCGCCTTGCCCGCCAGGCGCGCCAGCCTGTCGTTGGCGGAGCCTACGAAACCGCCGTCGGCGTCCTCCTCGAAGCCGACCACCATCGCCTCGGGCATGGTGAAGGCAAGGCCGCTCGCCGCGCTGCGGACGGTCGCGATCTGCAGTCGGCCGGCTCCCGCCCGCATCGCGCCCATCGCCGTGAGCAGTGCCGCGCCGGCCACGTCGCGGCTGCCGGCGATGATCAGAATCGCGCCATGCTGGTCCTTGTCGCCCTGCCCAACCGCAGGCAGCGGATGCTTGGCCAGCAGCGCCGCGTCGAGTTCCGTGACGCTCACCTCGTTCCGGTCATCTTGTCGGGTTCGCTGGTGATCGGCGCGCGCTCCAGCTCCAGCGGGGCAGCCTGATTCCACAACGACAGCTTTGGCACGGAATCGAGCTCGGCCGGCTGGAAATCGAACGCGCATATCCCACAGTTGAGGACCTCGGACTGCCGGTCGATCTTGAGGATGGTGGGCTCGTCCAGCTCCTCGAGGATGTAGCGCATGCACAGCACCACGACCTGATGGCAGACGATCAGCACACGCCGGTCCGGATAATGAAGGTTGATAGAGTTCATCGCCGAGCGCAGCCGCAGGATGACGTCGGCCCAGCTCTCCCCACCCGGAGGCCGGTGGTAGAATTTGCCAAGCCTCGTCCGGTGTGCCGCTTCCTCTGGAAAGCGCTCCCGAATGCCGAGCGTCGTGAGCCCGTCGAACACGCCGAACTCCCGCTCGCGCAGGCGCTCGTCGACGACGGTGCGAGACTTGCCGCCGGCAAGTCCGCCCGCTTCGCAGATGTGGCGAGCGGTCTGGCGCGCGCGAAGATAGGGTGAGGACAGGATCACTTCGGGCCGCTGCTCGTCGGGCAACGCCGCGAACCAGCGGCCGGTCGCCTGCGCCTGCTCATGGCCGAGGTCGCTGAGCGGCACATCGACATCACGAATGTCGATGCCAATCTCCGCCAGTCCGCGCGCGTCGGCATGGTCACGAGCGACGTTGCCCTGACTCTGGCCGTGGCGGACCAGCCACAAGCGGGCCGGCCAGTGCGATACCTGCATCCTATCTCCTCGATCGCTCATCGGGACAACAAAGCACGAGTCGAGAGAAGAGGTCCAATTCCCCGGACCGGCCATGCGAAACTAGCGCCCAGGCAGCGTCTCGGCGTGGAGCATGAAGTCGGTCAGCGCCGATTCGAGTGGCCGCAGCAACTGCCCGCGACTGGTGGCGAGCGTGTTGTCCGCTCGGGGTCCCGCGCTGTCGACGATCTTGCGCGGGCTCATGCCAGCCCGGCCCGCGATGTCGCGGGCGAGGCCGTGCCAGCTGACGCTGCCTTCGTTCGCCAGGTGCCAGATGCCCTGCTCGCCATCGAGCAGCAGGTCGAGCGTCGCGTGGACGAGGTCAGGGACGTAGGTCGGGCTGACCATGCTGTTGTCGCTGGCGAGCACTTCTTCGCCGCGGTGCAGCCGGCCCAGCGTGTCGTGGAGAAAGTTGTAGCGGTCCCATGGCCCGAAGAAGGCGCTGGTCCGGATGATCAGCGCACGCGGGTCGATGGTCATCACCCGCTGCTCCGCATCGGCCTTGCTGCGCCCGTAGACGCAGGCCGGGCTGGTGGGATCGGGCTCAAGGTACGCCTCGCCCTTTTGGCCATCGAACACTAGGTCGCTGGAGAAAGTGACGAACGGGATTCCGCGCTTGTGGCAGGCGGCGGCCAGCAGCTCAGGGCCGGTCGTGTTGATCCGAAAGCAATCGTCGGGCTGGTGCTCGGCTTCCGGCACCCGGACGAAGCCGGCGGTGTTGATCACCGCCCACGGCCGAAGGCGGTCGAGTGCCTCGTCGATCGAGGCCGCATCGGTGACGTCGAGCGTGGCGCGATCGGTGACGACGTGCTGCAGGCCGCGGTGGGTGCAGATCCGGCCAAACGCCTGCCCTAGCGTGCCGGTCGCTCCGGTGATCAGCACCGGGTGGTGACCAAAGGCCGCTGGCTCGCAGGCGGACGCACCGATGTAGAAGCGCTCGGGACGCTGCCACCAGCCCTTGCCGTGGATGATCGGGTGCTCGACCTTGCCGCCTGTCGCAAGGCTCGCCGCTGCCCGCGCAACCATCGTCGGCCGGGGCTTGCCGCCGCGGGTGTCGAACGCGCCGACGTCGTAGATGCCTTCGCGACGGGTAATCAGCGAGCGCCAGTCGACATTGCCGAACAGCGACCAGATCGTGACCGCACGCACGTCGGCGCCTTCGCTTCGCACCTGTTCGGCCGCTTGCCACACTTGCTGCAGCCAGCGCACCTGCTCTTCACGGGTGCAGCCGTGGTGAACCTCGGTGATCGCCAGCGGGATGCCATAGCGCTCCCACACTTCGCGCAAACGCGCGGCGGGCCCGACCTCCTCCGCCAGGTGCGGCATTCGCACTGCTTCAAGGTCGACATAGGTGTCACGCCCGTTCGTGCCGGGTTCGACGTTGGGATAGAGGTCCACCCGCTCGTCGAGGTAGCGTTCGCTCGTCAGGTAATGATTGATGCCGATGATGTCGGGCGCTGCCTCGCCGGTGGCAAGCAGGTCGAGCAGCTTGCGATCGGCATGACGCTCGAGTGTCTCGCGAAAAGGGTGCGAAGCGCCGACCCTGCCGGCGAGCAGGTCCATGCTGAGCCAGCGCCGCTCATTTTCGTGGTTCGCCTGATGCTGCAGCGCGGGCGTGGCGAAGGTCTTGCCCATGTCCTCGGTGGTGACATGCAGCGCGCCCGGATTCACCGCGCGGATGGCGCGCATGGCCAGCAGCGAACCGGCGCATTCCAGCACCAGGGCGCGCATGAAGGCGCCCCAATCCTTGGTGTGCGGATACCAGTGGCCGTAGAGGCAGGAAAAGCGCGCGGTGGTCAGCGGCTCGTTGACTGGGGTCCAGCGATCAATCCACGGGTAGCGCTCCGCCACCTTGGCCGCATAATGGCCGAGCTTGGCCGGGAAGTCGGGATCAAGCAGGCTGGTGAAGCGCGGCCCCGAGCCATGGTGGACGAGCCCGCCGATGACCTTGACCCCAAGGTCGCGGAGGCGCCGCAGCCGCTCGTCGTGCCAGCTGAAGTCGAGCTTATCCGGATGGTCGCCGACCACGCGTTCCCACACGATCGGGTAACGGACGGTGCGGATTCCGAGCCTGGCGATCTCGTCCAGGTCGGCCATGCGGTAGGCGTGACCGGTCTCCACCAGCTGATCGCGGTATTCATCGCCGATCCGGACGACCGTGCACTCCACCCCGCCCCAGAGTTCGAGCGGGGTGGTGCTGGTTTCTCGGCTCTGCATAGGCGCCTCCTCCTGGCCTAGACGGCCAGGCGAAGCTCCCGGCGTGACGCACCAAGGCTGGCCCGCTGCTCATCCATCCGGCGGAAGGTGGCGAGCGCCTGTCCGACAATCTGGTCCATGTTGTAGTAGCGGTAGGTCGCCAGGCGGCCGACGAAGGTGACGCCGCTGGTCGCATCGGCCAGCGCTTCATATTTCTTGAACAGCGCCTGATTCTCCGGTCGCGGGATCGGATAATAAGGGTCACCCTCGGCGCTCGGATATTCGAGCGTGATGGTGGTCCGCGGATGCTCCTGGCCGGTCATGTGCTTATACTCGCTGATGCGGGTGTAAGGCGTTTCCGTGTCCGGATAATTGACCACGGCGACGGGTTGGAACTGCTCCTTCTCGATCGTCGAATGGACGAACCGGAGCGAGCGATAGGGCAGCTTGCCGAAGCGCCAGTCGAAATACTCGTCGATCGGCCCGGTGTAGATAATGTGCGCCGCATCCACGTCCGTCTTGATGTCGCGGAAGTCGGTGCCCAGCGCCTTGTCGATGAGCGGATGGTCGAGCATTTTCTCGAACATCTTGGTGTAGCCGTGAAGCGGCATGATCTGGTGCGCGTCGGTGAAGTAGCGGTCGTCGGTGTTGGTCCGCGTCGGAATGCGGCTGGTCACCTGCTTGTCGAGTTCGGAGGGATCGAGACCCCACTGCTTGCGGGTGTAACCACGAAAGAACAGCTCGTAGAGCTCACGTCCGACCGCATTGATGACCACGTCTTCCGAGGTCTGGATGTTGGCCACCGGCTCGGCTCGAGCCGCCAGAAAAGCCGCCGCATCCTCGTCGTTCTTGAGGCCCGCGTCGAACAGCATGTTGAGCGTGGTGCGGTTGATAGGGATCGGCACCTGCATGTCGCGCACATTGGCGAGCACGCGATGCTCATACGGGCGCCACTGCGTGAACTGCGACAGGTAGCTGACGATCTCGTCGCTGTTCGCGTGGAAGATGTGCGGGCCGTACTTGTGGTACAGGATGCCGTGCTCGTTGAGCTCGTCATAGGCGTTGCCGCCGACATGGTTCCGCTTGTCGACCATCAGCACGCGGGCGCCATGCTGGGTCGCCAGTCGCTCGGCGAGTACCGACCCGGCAAAGCCGCAGCCGACGATCAGATAGTCGTACTTCTTGGCCTTGGGCAGGTGAGTGAACGACCCGGGGCCGTTGCCAAACGCCGGGCGCTCGATCTTGCGCGCGGGCTCGGTCACCTCGTCGATCAGCGCGGCCATGCGGGCCTGGGTGGTGTCCCAGCTCATGTCGGCGAGTGCCAGGTCGACCTCCGCTAGCCAGTCGTTGTCCTCGGTGGCCATTTCCAGCAGGCGCTGGGCCGCATCGACGAACTGTTCGGCAGTCGCAGCGATGCGGACGCCGGACAGTTTCTCGTAATGACGCTTCACGTCGCGGATCGGAGTGGAGACCACCGGCTT
This window contains:
- a CDS encoding M20/M25/M40 family metallo-hydrolase produces the protein MPWAGGCVKHLALLLAAALLAAPATAALTPAEQRMAATVSAEQGRTLALLERMVNQNSGSQNIAGVEAVSGMIRAELEPLGFQVRWIPLRETGRAGHLVATHRGRAGTKNILLIGHLDTVFEPDSPFQKFVREGEQGHGPGAADDKGGVAVIIAALRAMQAAGTLRQANVTVFLTGDEEDPGTPLSLARRDLIAAGKAADVALDFEGLVRENGRDMGSIARRSVTDWQLTIKATPGHSSGVFGSSYGANYELVRILDQFRRELREPNLTYNVGLIAGGSSAKLDAGRIRADVTGKTNIIAAEAVARGDLRAISNDQIARVKQRMQQIVDQNRLTGVTGAELGFEEGYPPMAPTAGNQAILDKLNRVNADLGLPAMPALDPVKRGAGDISFVAADVDGIAGLGPTSSGDHTPAERVDIASMWPQATRAAILITRLSQERRRK
- a CDS encoding GNAT family N-acetyltransferase; translation: MSDVVNRSERHRFELDLGDGEVGFAEYRLLDGKRILFPHTVVPDGHEGHGYGTRLIEAGLEYAREHELKVIPKCPFFAAYMRKHAETRDLLDPGSAELLD
- a CDS encoding autotransporter domain-containing protein; the protein is MSKFGRALLGASLFGLAAISAATPASAQRITRIVTFGDSYADTGNLFRLTGLNPLTFQSGIYPTGRFSGGTNYIDTLSSILNAPVENFAVGGATAVRGSSSPFDLQFEVDNFLNVGTQAPVFPNGAPSFGPNDLVTVSIGGNDARYFQQGLNNGRTLTDSINATTTQFNRVVGAGARTISVLAGNTALLPEVAADPVAQATRNTFSTSYNAAVQAQLAGFAANGVMVHYLDLTKVLGSIQTNPAAYGLANGVACPATQANVISGCKGYLFYVDALHLSSDGFAVVGQYVAAQLRAPLVLGAPINLQLDTARQFGRTLDGRVDTSAARAGVTPQGLRFFVTGNGFQRNAKATERTDRFELRGYGVTAGAEFGVGDAGLVGVAVNYDRDRANVLASGLRDKGKTLQAGVYGGIAQGGLFVQGHAGYGRTRHDINRTGVVLPITADPKGHHWIAGAKAGYLADLGGLKVGPFAAANYAKVKLDAYTETGDEALNLSVRRQSTKAFVGDLGVEARGNWDTSGVTVHPFIAASAEKLLSGDAQFIQFAQTASPTIVDSWQLADRSKKVYGRITGGASAPLGGAASLDVQLGTTVGKKEGNEVNAQLGFRLGF
- the ruvA gene encoding Holliday junction branch migration protein RuvA, which translates into the protein MIARLSGTLVETSADSAVLDVGGVGYLVLLSGKTLSALPSPGGDVVLLTELQVREDSMTLFAFGSAAEREAFRQLTSVQGVGGRLALAILSILSPDELARAVSAGDKAMIARASGVGPKLAQRISLELQGKLGLAAGVSGGPAPVRGGAANDALSALANLGFKPVEASTAVAAAQEELGADATLDALVRLALRKAAK
- the ruvC gene encoding crossover junction endodeoxyribonuclease RuvC, translated to MIVLGLDPSLSCTGWGLIRAEGNRLTHLANGQIRTRGSAPFASRLVELADTLDGLIAEHRPQAAAAEEVFVNQNPSSTLKLAQARGVALLCAARGGLEVGEYAPTLVKKAVVGTGGASKDQVHAMIARLLPGIAITGPDAADALAVAVTHAHHLASAGRGVR
- a CDS encoding DUF3147 family protein, which gives rise to MWWLAVKALVSGAIVAAVSEIAKRYPGFGALVASLPLVSVLGMLWLWNDKPDAANMAAHAQATFWFVLPSLPMFLVIPVLLRGGMNFYLSLALGCALTVLLYLLMVWAGPRFGLKL
- a CDS encoding YebC/PmpR family DNA-binding transcriptional regulator, whose translation is MAGHSKFKNIMHRKGAQDKKRSAMFSKLSREITVAAKSGLPDPDMNARLRAAVLAAKAQSMPKDNIQRSIDKASSGEAENYEEIRYEGFGPGGVSLIVEALSDNRNRTATNVRTAFSKNGGNLGASGSVSHGFDRLGLVEYPASAGDNDKVFEAAIEAGADDVESDEDGHRIWTAQDSLHEVAKALEGSLGEPESSKLAWRPQTPVEVGEDDAGQLMKLIDTLEEDDDVQTVWGNYEISDAVAEKLG